A stretch of Methanobrevibacter sp. YE315 DNA encodes these proteins:
- the hdrC gene encoding CoB--CoM heterodisulfide reductase subunit C, with translation MSIINRLKSLFKGDNEQEEQDISNDVSNTSNDVEVTSSEIVNDDVVSTTEAAIPDEPVAEEEPADDKKDLTFKKDVETLVEEVDEKIHEIKETPLEEKVEKLHEVEEHIKEDVKTIEEDVKEKVEEKLNKKETERDTMTLLTDKELLTDSNRDPDFTAEFIDSGIETVKHCFQCGTCSGSCPSGRRTPYKVRQIVRKCLLGLKEEVITDDALWMCTTCYTCQERCLRSVKIVEIIKKARNIAAHAGYMAKPHKMTGVFVMNTGHGVPINDATKALRTKIGLPEIPPTTHAFPEALDEIKTICKLTGFDELIGYDEATGGLKE, from the coding sequence ATGTCTATAATAAATCGTCTTAAATCCTTATTTAAAGGAGATAATGAACAAGAAGAGCAAGACATCAGCAATGATGTATCAAACACATCTAATGATGTCGAAGTTACATCTTCCGAAATTGTAAATGATGATGTTGTCTCCACTACTGAAGCTGCCATTCCTGATGAACCTGTAGCTGAAGAAGAACCTGCAGACGACAAAAAAGATTTAACTTTCAAAAAAGACGTCGAAACTTTAGTGGAAGAAGTTGATGAAAAAATCCACGAAATAAAGGAAACACCTTTAGAAGAAAAAGTTGAAAAACTTCATGAAGTCGAAGAACATATCAAAGAGGATGTTAAGACCATTGAAGAAGATGTTAAAGAGAAAGTTGAAGAAAAATTAAACAAAAAAGAAACAGAGAGAGATACTATGACTTTATTGACTGATAAAGAATTATTGACTGATAGTAATCGTGATCCAGATTTCACTGCTGAATTCATTGATTCTGGAATTGAAACTGTAAAACATTGTTTCCAATGTGGTACCTGTAGTGGTAGTTGCCCATCTGGAAGAAGAACTCCATACAAAGTAAGACAAATTGTCAGAAAATGTTTATTAGGTTTAAAAGAAGAAGTTATCACTGATGACGCTTTATGGATGTGTACTACCTGTTACACCTGCCAAGAAAGATGTCTCAGAAGTGTTAAAATTGTGGAAATCATCAAAAAAGCACGTAACATCGCTGCACATGCAGGTTACATGGCAAAACCACACAAAATGACTGGTGTATTTGTAATGAATACTGGTCACGGTGTACCAATTAACGATGCTACTAAAGCTTTAAGAACCAAAATTGGTCTTCCAGAAATTCCACCAACAACACATGCTTTCCCAGAAGCATTAGATGAAATTAAAACAATTTGTAAACTTACCGGTTTCGATGAATTAATTGGTTACGACGAAGCAACCGGTGGATTAAAAGAATAG
- a CDS encoding archaeosine tRNA-ribosyltransferase: MIKKFEIKSHDGPGRIGKIDGELTPKIFFKDELKIAPSEGSAHNIDREIAEFNVNETLRLARENVDSYDIAVIQGSKYIDLRVKCLKELEEIGYNGFIIANCDALLTNPKELVDVIVSLKKEAKKTDYFIFSFTEVSFMPILTYMGIDGFLADSANYYSHLNVLQTPTKSYDLNAYPIYENISQKELEEKNLENMEFVIREIHAHMKNRSLRNLVEERSGTTPQNISTLKILDRNYMDYLLEYTQLF; encoded by the coding sequence ATGATAAAAAAATTCGAAATCAAATCACATGACGGACCTGGAAGAATTGGGAAAATTGATGGTGAGCTTACACCTAAAATATTTTTTAAGGATGAATTAAAAATAGCCCCAAGCGAAGGTTCAGCACATAACATTGACCGTGAAATTGCAGAATTCAACGTGAATGAAACCTTGCGATTGGCCCGAGAAAACGTTGATTCCTATGATATTGCTGTAATCCAAGGTTCCAAATATATTGATTTAAGAGTTAAATGTTTAAAGGAACTGGAAGAAATCGGATACAACGGATTTATAATAGCTAACTGTGATGCATTACTTACAAATCCAAAAGAGTTGGTTGATGTGATTGTATCCCTTAAAAAAGAAGCCAAAAAAACCGACTATTTCATTTTTTCATTTACTGAAGTTTCATTTATGCCAATCTTGACCTACATGGGAATCGACGGGTTTTTAGCAGACAGCGCCAATTACTACAGTCATTTAAATGTCCTTCAAACACCGACAAAATCCTATGATTTGAACGCTTATCCGATTTATGAAAACATTTCCCAAAAGGAACTTGAAGAAAAAAATCTTGAAAATATGGAATTCGTAATCCGTGAAATCCATGCCCATATGAAAAACAGATCTTTGAGAAATCTTGTAGAGGAACGTTCCGGCACTACACCGCAAAACATCTCTACCTTAAAAATACTCGATAGGAACTACATGGATTACCTGCTTGAATACACTCAGCTATTTTAA